From Topomyia yanbarensis strain Yona2022 chromosome 1, ASM3024719v1, whole genome shotgun sequence, one genomic window encodes:
- the LOC131677662 gene encoding uncharacterized protein LOC131677662: MKVIQFSLPENFEPKSKIYRRTKIPRCLWISPDTLFTLCEIVLRKLLLTVVPRRKFWSTVISLLPCETARQTVRHQIERPEEFNRFERTAVNYANHWALLTATIQRQLPVLSNVRVGSLVRNKITQLLLDLDCYSGRGSASDCQQLAPFEFPFQSEFVELDDLTSEFETQPVVAAMERQAFDPEGIKCHYCREQTDYYALSLGTKGPAAVQQLMVTGQATSQQVLRSSCRVQINELFPCGCCQAKM; this comes from the exons atgaaagtgaTACAATTCAGTTTGCCCGAAAACTTTGAGCCTAAATCGAAGATTTATCGCCGAACAAA GATACCACGATGCCTGTGGATCTCACCGGATACACTTTTCACATTGTGCGAGATTGTGCTGCGGAAGTTGCTGCTGACGGTTGTACCGCGGCGGAAGTTCTGGTCAACCGTTATT TCCCTGCTACCATGTGAAACTGCCCGCCAGACCGTCCGCCACCAGATCGAGCGGCCCGAAGAATTCAACCGGTTTGAGCGGACTGCCGTCAACTACGCCAACCATTGGGCTCTGCTAACGGCCACAATCCAGCGTCAACTGCCGGTGCTGTCAAACGTTCGTGTCGGTTCATTGGTTCGGAATAAAATTACTCAACTGCTGCTGGACTTGGACTGCTATAGTGGTCGCGGTAGCGCCAGTGATTGCCAACAGCTGGCACCGTTCGAGTTTCCATTTCAGTCTGAGTTTGTCGAGCTGGACGACCTAACGAGCGAATTCGAAACTCAGCCGGTAGTGGCCGCCATGGAAAGGCAGGCGTTCGATCCCGAAGGAATAAAGTGTCACTATTGCCGTGAGCAAACTGATTACTATGCACTTTCGCTAGGAACCAAAGGGCCGGCGGCGGTTCAGCAGCTGATGGTGACGGGACAAGCCACGTCACAGCAGGTCTTACGCAGCAGCTGTCGGGTGCAGATTAACGAACTCTTTCCGTGTGGTTGCTGTCAAGCAAAAATGTAA